In Crinalium epipsammum PCC 9333, the following are encoded in one genomic region:
- a CDS encoding vitamin K epoxide reductase family protein: MRSRRRSSPWIHRWSRVLIAAIAILGALITAYLTYVKFSGGSAACPTDGCEKVLSSPYASVFGFPLTLFGCMAYTSMAVFALSPLAINPEEQKDLRSKLEDWTWLLLFAGATAMTVFSGYLMYLLAFKIKALCIYCIVSAVCSISLLVLSLIGRTWEDIGQLFFTAIVVGMIAIIGTLGVYASINNPSTTAQTDSLTPVGEPQAGVGWQVTNTSSEAEIALARHLTKIGATMYGAWWCPHCHEQKQLFGKEAFKEVNYTECAPDGKNSQTNLCVKTDIKSYPSWQIKGKVEPGVQSLEKLADLSGYQGDRNFKFKFPQS, translated from the coding sequence ATGAGGAGCCGCAGACGTTCTAGTCCTTGGATTCATCGCTGGTCTCGTGTGCTAATCGCTGCGATCGCTATTTTAGGTGCTTTGATAACTGCCTATCTGACTTACGTAAAATTCAGTGGCGGTTCTGCTGCTTGCCCTACCGACGGCTGCGAAAAAGTTTTATCTAGCCCTTACGCCAGCGTTTTTGGTTTTCCTCTAACTTTGTTTGGTTGTATGGCATATACCAGCATGGCAGTATTTGCCCTGTCTCCTTTGGCAATTAATCCCGAAGAGCAGAAAGACTTGCGCTCTAAGTTGGAGGACTGGACATGGCTGTTGCTATTTGCTGGCGCAACCGCGATGACGGTTTTTAGCGGCTACTTGATGTATCTGCTTGCCTTTAAGATTAAAGCACTCTGTATCTACTGCATAGTTTCGGCGGTATGTTCAATAAGCTTATTGGTACTGAGTTTAATCGGTCGAACTTGGGAAGATATTGGTCAATTATTCTTTACAGCAATTGTGGTTGGCATGATTGCCATAATTGGCACTTTGGGCGTATATGCCAGTATTAATAATCCATCAACGACTGCTCAAACTGACAGTCTCACTCCTGTAGGCGAACCTCAAGCAGGAGTTGGTTGGCAAGTTACTAACACATCGAGTGAAGCAGAAATTGCTCTAGCTCGTCATTTAACCAAGATTGGCGCGACGATGTACGGCGCTTGGTGGTGTCCTCACTGCCATGAACAGAAACAATTGTTTGGTAAAGAGGCGTTCAAGGAAGTTAATTATACTGAATGCGCCCCTGATGGCAAAAACTCACAGACCAACCTTTGTGTTAAGACTGATATCAAGAGTTATCCTAGTTGGCAAATCAAGGGTAAGGTAGAACCAGGCGTACAATCACTAGAAAAACTAGCTGATTTATCGGGTTATCAAGGCGATCGCAACTTTAAGTTTAAATTTCCACAAAGCTAA
- a CDS encoding CHASE2 domain-containing protein, translating into MKKISLGEKLKKWLQQERRVFLTASGVAGSIIILRIAGLLQTSELATLDQLMLLRPPEPVDERVVIVKITEADIKKWPITDKELAILLKKIDTFKPRAIGLDIYRNLVQEPGHKELVNTAKSIPNLIGIQRIKDEKSPGVAPPPFLSKEQIGFNNFPLDTDGKVRRNLLYVYDQDGNAIPSFAITLAEAYLKAQGVESQSAVSNPNYLQLGKTVFSPFATNDGGYVGADDGGYQILGNFRSPDKLLTVSMADVLANKVPANKLRDRIVIIGLQASSFGDLFYTPYSSKFFDAAEPFFGVQIHANFTSQIINAVLDGRPLIKVWSDFVESLWILAWSYFGASLSWKLRSPKKSTVSMLLAGSGLIGICYLGLLAGYWIPLIPSIMALFGSAITITSYIAHLEEELQRSKEFLQTVINTIADPIFVKDKQHRWIILNQAYCKFIGYSYEILIYKSEYDFFPKEQADNFWKQDELVFSAGKGQENEEEFTDVRGNTHIIATKRSLHKDAAGNLFLVAVIRDITERKRIEEDLKKTAAELMRSNEELQLSGNQLRHLAYHDNLTGLPNRKQFYERLKECLEDASSNNKLVALLFLDLDGFKQVNDTLGHDTGDKLLKIVAQRLQGCLRGGDTVSRLGGDEFTVILPTIRKEQDAAIVAEKILATLAQPYTVEEHNIEVTVSIGISIYPLHGDSLENLIKQADVAMYAAKDLGRNRYELAGND; encoded by the coding sequence ATGAAAAAAATCAGTTTAGGGGAAAAACTGAAAAAATGGCTTCAACAAGAGCGCCGAGTATTTTTGACTGCTTCAGGTGTAGCAGGTAGCATAATTATTCTACGCATTGCTGGGCTATTACAGACATCGGAATTAGCGACTTTAGATCAGCTAATGCTACTACGTCCGCCAGAGCCAGTTGATGAGCGGGTTGTTATTGTTAAAATTACTGAAGCAGACATAAAAAAATGGCCAATAACTGATAAAGAACTGGCTATATTGCTCAAAAAAATTGATACGTTCAAGCCTCGCGCTATTGGTTTAGATATTTATCGTAACTTAGTTCAAGAGCCTGGTCATAAAGAATTAGTCAATACGGCTAAAAGCATTCCTAACTTAATAGGTATTCAAAGAATTAAGGATGAAAAAAGTCCAGGTGTTGCCCCGCCTCCATTTCTTAGTAAAGAGCAGATTGGATTTAATAATTTTCCGCTAGATACTGATGGCAAAGTACGTCGCAACTTGTTGTATGTTTATGATCAAGATGGCAATGCCATCCCCAGTTTTGCCATCACTTTAGCTGAGGCTTATTTAAAAGCGCAAGGAGTTGAATCTCAATCAGCAGTTAGTAATCCGAATTACCTACAGTTAGGCAAAACTGTATTTTCACCCTTTGCAACAAACGATGGTGGCTATGTAGGCGCTGATGATGGTGGCTATCAAATATTAGGCAACTTTCGTTCTCCAGATAAGTTGCTTACTGTGTCAATGGCAGATGTGTTAGCAAATAAAGTACCTGCAAATAAGCTGCGCGATCGCATTGTAATTATTGGCTTACAAGCTAGCAGTTTTGGCGATCTTTTTTATACTCCTTATAGTAGCAAGTTTTTTGATGCAGCCGAGCCATTTTTTGGTGTACAAATACACGCTAACTTTACCAGTCAAATCATCAACGCAGTGCTAGACGGTAGACCTTTAATTAAAGTTTGGTCTGATTTTGTAGAAAGTTTATGGATATTAGCTTGGTCTTACTTTGGCGCTAGTCTTAGCTGGAAATTACGTTCGCCTAAAAAGTCAACAGTGAGTATGCTGCTGGCTGGTTCTGGGTTAATTGGTATTTGTTATTTGGGTTTACTTGCAGGTTATTGGATACCACTAATACCGTCAATAATGGCATTATTTGGATCTGCTATCACGATCACAAGTTATATAGCTCACTTGGAAGAAGAATTACAACGCTCTAAAGAATTTTTACAGACAGTAATTAATACTATTGCCGATCCTATTTTTGTAAAAGATAAGCAACATCGCTGGATTATTTTGAATCAAGCTTATTGTAAATTCATTGGTTATTCTTATGAAATATTAATTTATAAATCAGAGTATGATTTTTTTCCTAAAGAGCAAGCTGATAATTTTTGGAAACAAGATGAGTTAGTATTCAGTGCTGGCAAAGGACAAGAAAATGAAGAGGAGTTTACTGATGTCAGAGGTAATACTCACATAATTGCTACGAAAAGATCACTACATAAAGATGCTGCTGGTAATTTGTTTTTAGTTGCTGTGATTCGAGATATAACTGAACGTAAGCGCATTGAGGAAGACCTCAAGAAAACGGCGGCAGAATTAATGCGTTCTAATGAAGAATTGCAGCTTTCAGGCAATCAGTTACGTCATCTGGCTTACCATGATAATCTTACAGGCTTACCAAATCGTAAACAGTTTTACGAACGCCTGAAGGAGTGCTTAGAAGATGCTAGTAGCAATAATAAATTAGTTGCTCTGCTATTTCTTGACCTTGATGGCTTTAAGCAAGTGAATGATACACTGGGGCATGATACAGGTGATAAATTATTGAAAATAGTTGCCCAGCGACTTCAAGGGTGCTTACGGGGCGGCGATACAGTTTCGCGGTTGGGTGGAGATGAATTTACAGTTATTCTTCCTACTATTAGAAAAGAACAAGATGCTGCTATAGTAGCTGAAAAAATTTTAGCGACCCTAGCTCAACCTTACACTGTCGAGGAACATAATATTGAGGTGACAGTCAGTATAGGCATTAGTATCTATCCCCTACATGGAGACTCATTAGAAAATTTAATTAAACAAGCCGATGTAGCTATGTATGCAGCTAAAGATTTAGGTCGGAATCGCTATGAATTAGCTGGCAATGATTAA
- the nadB gene encoding L-aspartate oxidase: MTNHQSPITNHPIHFDVLVVGAGAAGLYAALCLPSSLQVGLISKDDLPLSASDWAQGGIAAAVDPTDSPVLHFEDTIHAGAGLCDVEAVKFLVEHAPSCIQSLVNMGVTFDRKGENLALTLEAAHSRPRVLHAADTTGRAMVSTLTYQVLSRKNITVLSQAFALSLWMNPDNDCQGISLIYQGQITWVRASAVVLATGGGGQVFAQTTNPAVSTGDGVAIASCAGAILRDLEFVQFHPTALTKAGAPRFLISEAVRGEGAHLVDSEGRRFAYDYHPKGELAPRDIVSRAIFSHLQKTSADPTNDHVWLDLRPIPPEKIRHRFPNIIQVCQNWGIDVFREPIPVAPAAHYWMGGISTDLLNRTSIQNLYAIGETASTGVHGANRLASNSLLECIVFGAQLSQIQLEKTPSPLSPPSSPLSPPPSLLSGDQQAHILSLRQELPRLMWQAAGICRSQDVLDHAIAQVEIWMQEFNNLPISQYLLHLQPGENVYFPLEKANTELKTWGETRNLLDVAFLILKSAAFRQESRGGHYRLDFSTSDALWQVHTLVQKNHLSKSTPTETELR; the protein is encoded by the coding sequence TTGATGTTCTGGTAGTAGGTGCTGGTGCTGCGGGTCTGTATGCTGCACTGTGCTTACCATCTTCTTTACAAGTAGGATTAATTAGCAAAGATGATTTACCTTTATCTGCGAGTGACTGGGCGCAAGGAGGTATTGCTGCTGCGGTTGACCCCACCGATTCTCCAGTTTTGCACTTTGAGGACACCATTCATGCTGGTGCAGGTCTTTGTGACGTAGAAGCTGTAAAGTTTTTAGTAGAACACGCGCCAAGCTGCATCCAATCTTTAGTAAATATGGGTGTGACTTTTGATCGCAAGGGAGAAAATTTAGCTTTAACTTTAGAAGCTGCTCATTCTCGTCCCCGCGTTCTTCATGCTGCTGACACTACTGGTAGAGCAATGGTAAGTACTCTTACTTACCAAGTGTTAAGTCGCAAGAATATTACTGTGCTTTCTCAAGCATTTGCCTTAAGTTTGTGGATGAATCCCGATAATGATTGTCAGGGAATTAGCCTAATTTACCAGGGGCAGATTACCTGGGTGCGAGCATCTGCTGTAGTTTTGGCAACTGGAGGTGGAGGTCAGGTTTTTGCTCAGACAACTAACCCAGCAGTGAGTACGGGTGATGGAGTTGCGATCGCATCTTGTGCAGGGGCAATTCTGAGAGACTTAGAGTTTGTACAATTTCACCCCACAGCCTTAACTAAAGCTGGTGCGCCAAGATTTTTAATTAGTGAAGCAGTACGAGGCGAAGGCGCTCATTTAGTAGACTCAGAGGGACGGCGGTTTGCTTATGATTACCACCCTAAAGGCGAACTTGCTCCCAGAGATATAGTCAGCCGTGCTATTTTCAGCCACTTGCAGAAAACCTCAGCAGATCCTACTAACGATCATGTTTGGTTAGATTTACGACCAATTCCCCCAGAAAAAATCCGTCACCGATTTCCTAACATTATTCAGGTCTGCCAAAATTGGGGAATTGATGTTTTCCGTGAACCAATTCCGGTTGCGCCAGCCGCGCACTACTGGATGGGAGGAATTTCCACAGATCTGCTAAACCGTACTTCTATTCAGAATTTGTATGCAATTGGGGAAACCGCCAGTACCGGAGTTCATGGTGCTAATCGTTTAGCAAGTAATTCTTTACTGGAATGTATTGTCTTTGGCGCTCAATTAAGCCAGATTCAGCTAGAAAAAACCCCCTCCCCCCTCTCTCCTCCGTCCTCTCCCCTCTCTCCTCCCCCCTCCCTCCTCTCTGGAGATCAACAAGCTCATATTCTCTCACTAAGACAAGAATTACCTCGCCTAATGTGGCAAGCTGCGGGTATTTGTCGGAGTCAGGATGTTTTAGATCATGCGATCGCGCAAGTAGAAATATGGATGCAAGAATTTAACAACCTGCCTATTAGTCAATACCTGCTGCACCTACAGCCAGGAGAAAATGTTTATTTCCCCTTAGAAAAGGCTAATACTGAACTAAAAACTTGGGGCGAAACTCGCAATTTACTTGATGTAGCGTTTTTAATACTTAAGAGTGCTGCTTTTCGTCAAGAAAGTCGTGGCGGACACTATCGGCTCGATTTTTCTACATCAGACGCGCTCTGGCAAGTTCATACCTTAGTGCAGAAAAACCACTTGTCAAAATCTACACCAACAGAAACAGAATTACGCTAA